The Piliocolobus tephrosceles isolate RC106 chromosome 16, ASM277652v3, whole genome shotgun sequence DNA window NNNNNNNNNNNNNNNNNNNNNNNNNNNNNNNNNNNNNNNNNNNNNNNNNNNNNNNNNNNNNNNNNNNNNNNNNNNNNNNNNNNNNNNNNNNNNNNNNNNNNNNNNNNNNNNNNNNNNNNNNNNNNNNNNNNNNNNNNNNNNNNNNNNNNNNNNNNNNNNNNNNNNNNNNNNNNNNNNNNNNNNNNNNNNNNNNNNNNNNNNNNNNNNNNNNNNNNNNNNNNNNNNNNNNNNNNNNNNNNNNNNNNNNNNNNNNNNNNNNNNNNNNNNNNNNNNNNNNNNNNNNNNNNNNNNNNNNNNNNNNNNNNNNNNNNNNNNNNNNNNNNNNNNNNNNNNNNNNNNNNNNNNNNNNNNNNNNNNNNNNNNNNNNNNNNNNNNNNNNNNNNNNNNNNNNNNNNNNNNNNNNNNNNNNNNNNNNNNNNNNNNNNNNNNNNNNNNNNNNNNNNNNNNNNNNNNNNNNNNNNNNNNNNNNNNNNNNNNNNNNNNNNNNNNNNNNNNNNNNNNNNNNNNNNNNNNNNNNNNNNNNNNNNNNNNNNNNNNNNNNNNNNNNNNNNNNNNNNNNNNNNNNNNNNNNNNNNNNNNNNNNNNNNNNNNNNNNNNNNNNNNNNNNNNNNNNNNNNNNNNNNNNNNNNNNNNNNNNNNNNNNNNNNNNNNNNNNNNNNNNNNNNNNNNNNNNNNNNNNNNNNNNNNNNNNNNNNNNNNNNNNNNNNNNNNNNNNNNNNNNNNNNNNNNNNNNNNNNNNNNNNNNNNNNNNNNNNNNNNNNNNNNNNNNNNNNNNNNNNNNNNNNNNNNNNNNNNNNNNNNNNNNNNNNNNNNNNNNNNNNNNNNNNNNNNNNNNNNNNNNNNNNNNNNNNNNNNNNNNNNNNNNNNNNNNNNNNNNNNNNNNNNNNNNNNNNNNNNNNNNNNNNNNNNNNNNNNNNNNNNNNNNNNNNNNNNNNNNNNNNNNNNNNNNNNNNNNNNNNNNNNNNNNNNNNNNNNNNNNNNNNNNNNNNNNNNNNNNNNNNNNNNNNNNNNNNNNNNNNNNNNNNNNNNNNNNNNNNNNNNNNNNNNNNNNNNNNNNNNNNNNNNNNNNNNNNNNNNNNNNNNNNNNNNNNNNNNNNNNNNNNNNNNNNNNNNNNNNNNNNNNNNNNNNNNNNNNNNNNNNNNNNNNNNNNNNNNNNNNNNNNNNNNNNNNNNNNNNNNNNNNNNNNNNNNNNNNNNNNNNNNNNNNNNNNNNNNNNNNNNNNNNNNNNNNNNNNNNNNNNNNNNNNNNNNNNNNNNNNNNNNNNNNNNNNNNNNNNNNNNNNNNNNNNNNNNNNNNNNNNNNNNNNNNNNNNNNNNNNNNNNNNNNNNNNNNNNNNNNNNNNNNNNNNNNNNNNNNNNNNNNNNNNNNNNNNNNNNNNNNNNNNNNNNNNNNNNNNNNNNNNNNNNNNNNNNNNNNNNNNNNNNNNNNNNNNNNNNNNNNNNNNNNNNNNNNNNNNNNNNNNNNNNNNNNNNNNNNNNNNNNNNNNNNNNNNNNNNNNNNNNNNNNNNNNNNNNNNNNNNNNNNNNNNNNNNNNNNNNNNNNNNNNNNNNNNNNNNNNNNNNNNNNNNNNNNNNNNNNNNNNNNNNNNNNNNNNNNNNNNNNNNNNNNNNNNNNNNNNNNNNNNNNNNNNNNNNNNNNNNNNNNNNNNNNNNNNNNNNNNNNNNNNNNNNNNNNNNNNNNNNNNNNNNNNNNNNNNNNNNNNNNNNNNNNNNNNNNNNNNNNNNNNNNNNNNNNNNNNNNNNNNNNNNNNNNNNNNNNNNNNNNNNNNNNNNNNNNNNNNNNNNNNNNNNNNNNNNNNNNNNNNNNNNNNNNNNNNNNNNNNNNNNNNNNNNNNNNNNNNNNNNNNNNNNNNNNNNNNNNNNNNNNNNNNNNNNNNNNNNNNNNNNNNNNNNNNNNNNNNNNNNNNNNNNNNNNNNNNNNNNNNNNNNNNNNNNNNNNNNNNNNNNNNNNNNNNNNNNNNNNNNNNNNNNNNNNNNNNNNNNNNNNNNNNNNNNNNNNNNNNNNNNNNNNNNNNNNNNNNNNNNNNNNNNNNNNNNNNNNNNNNNNNNNNNNNNNNNNNNNNNNNNNNNNNNNNNNNNNNNNNNNNNNNNNNNNNNNNNNNNNNNNNNNNNNNNNNNNNNNNNNNNNNNNNNNNNNNNNNNNNNNNNNNNNNNNNNNNNNNNNNNNNNNNNNNNNNNNNNNNNNNNNNNNNNNNNNNNNNNNNNNNNNNNNNNNNNNNNNNNNNNNNNNNNNNNNNNNNNNNNNNNNNNNNNNNNNNNNNNNNNNNNNNNNNNNNNNNNNNNNNNNNNNNNNNNNNNNNNNNNNNNNNNNNNNNNNNNNNNNNNNNNNNNNNNNNNNNNNNNNNNNNtgggattacaggcttgagccaccgcgcccggcccccagctagttttttgtattttttagtagagacggggtttcaccgtgttagccaggatggtctcgatctcctgaccacgtgatccgcccgtctcagcctcccaaagtgctgggattacaggcttgagccactgcgcccggccaatttttgtattttcagtagagacagggtttcaccatgttggtcaggctagtcttgaactcctgacctcaagtgatcggcccacctcggcctcccaaagtgctgggattacaggtgtgagtcaccacaccaggaCGTGttctttgttttagagacagggtcttcctctgttaccaaggctgaagtgcaatggtgcgatcacggctcacttcagctgtgacctcctgggttcaagtgatcctcccacctcagcctcccaagaagctacaggcacacatcaccgtgcctggctaatttttactttttttttcggtagagatggggtctcactatgttgcccagcctggactcaaactcctgggctcaagtgatccgcctaccttggcctcccaaaacactaggattacaggcatcagccaccgtgcccggcctcccctcaattttttttttttttcttgagatggagtctcactctgtcatccaggctggagtgcagtggtgtgatcttggctcactgcaacctctgcctcccgggttcatgtgattctcctgcctcagcctcccgagtagctgggattacaggtgtgcaccaccacacccagctaatgtttgtatttttaacagggacggggtttcatcgcgttggccaggctggtctcgaactcctgacctcaggtggtccacccacctcggcctcccagagtgctgggattacaggcatgaggcaccacgcccggccctcccCTCCATTCTTGATCTCCTCAGTTTGACCCTCTGCCTAAAGTCCTACCATTTAGGGGCTCATTCCTCTGAGGCCTCTACGTTTTAGGCGTCCCCTGATGAAGGTAAGATACATCTGGCAGTGGGGCCCTTGGTCCCCGCTAACTGACTGGGATGGGGAGGGGCCTTTTGGCCTGGGGGGGCCGTGCTGGTGTCTCTGGGTTTCCAGCGGGCTCTGAGCTTGGTTCCGTAGGTGGGGATGTTTATTCGTGTATAGCAAGTGGGGAAGGACACTGCAGGCCCCCCATGCGGCTCTAGACCCATCTCCCCTGGAACTCCAACAACTCCCTGGCCATCCCTTGCTCACCAGCTGGTAGAAGTTGACCTGCGGTCCCTCGGCATCATACAGGAACCACCAGGTGGCGGCAGCCACTGTGGCCAGGCCTACGTACACtgcggggaggggaggagacTGGCTGTAGAGAACGGCGGTGGCTTTCTGGCATCTGTTTCCCCTGCCTAATAATTCCCTGAATTACAGCAGGGAGCCACCCTTTTCCTGTCTAAGCCATGTGGTTTGCAGGCACCTCCCCTGGACACCAGTGGTGAGCCCTGGCTGGTCAATCAGCATCTGCCATAACCTTGGCCACAGTGATTGGAGATTAGCAGGTGACCCTGTGTGGGCCGATGAGAACAGGCCtgctgagactttttttttgagacggagtcttgctctgtcgcccaggctggagtatagtggcgccatctcggctcactgcaacctctgcctcctgggttcaagcgattctcctgcctcagcctcctgagtagctgggattaccggcacctgccatcacgcccggctaatttttgtatttttaatagagatggggtttaaccatgttggccaggctggtctcgaactcctgacctcaggtgatctgcctgcctcggcctcccaaagtgctggggttacaggtgtgagccacgtgtTGGCTGGGttggtcaaactcctgacctcaagtgatctgcccacctcggcctcccaaagtgctggagttacaagtgtgagccatcatgcccagcccaggcctgAGACTTTTATTATACTACCAGGAGAGCAGTATGATAAAAGACTCCCTCTTCTGCTGAATTTGGGGTTGTAACGGAGTGAGCATGATGGCTGGGGCTGCAGCAGCCATTCTGCCACCACGAGGGACACGGGCCTGAGAATGAAGCTGAGGCAGTGCCAAAATATGCCAGTGATACTGAGACCCAGATCCAGCCGTGCCTGGTCTTTTCCATTACCTGAGCCCATACAGTTTCTCCTGGTACTAGCTAGGCTGAGTCACACTGCCTGCACCTTGCAAGCCTGATACAAGGCTCTTAGGAAGCTTAGGAACTCCACGGAGGGCTCAGGCCCCACTCACCTCCGATAGCCAGGTATCGGAAGAAGAGCCAGCCACTGATGAGGGCTTCTCGGGGGTTCCGGGGCAGCTTCTCCATGATGTCCAGGTCTGGCGGGTTGAAGCCCAGAGCCGTGGCAGGTAGGCCGTCTGTCACCAGGTTCACCCAGAGAAGCTGCACAGGGATCAGGGCTTCGGGCAGGCCCAGAATTGCCGTGAGGAAGATGCTGGAACAGAGTCATGGGCTCTAGCCCTCAGTAGGCCCAGCCCCCACCAGACGGAGGCTCCAGCTCTTGCTCAGACCCAAGGCTGGGAGCTCACCCACTGTCTCCAGGGCAGCCCCTCCCTCCTCCGCTAGCTCTGATGTGAAGGGTGTGTATACACAGCTCTGCCTCGGGCCTGGCCAgccctgccttccccagtccCAGCTCTGGACATACCTGCTCTTTAGGCCTAGCAGAGgccaagtacacacacacacacacacacacacacacacacacacacacacacacgaagacgGCATGCCCAAGCATCAGACATATGCAAAAACCTAGCACATGCCACACCATCCTGCAAACACAAGCAAACACCTACACATCGGCCCTGAGGTGCAGAGATGCAGAATCCATCCACGTCCAGCAACACACATGCTCACCACTCCCCACAGGCATCCACACATGTGGATACAAGCGTGTGCACAGGCACACGCCGGCACACATACTTCTGCTTGTACTCACGCTCAAAATGCACAAgggcacacatgcatacatatacacgtTACACACACCTCTCAGGCACTCAGGCCacgtgcacacaaacacacatccgcacacagacacacacacaactgcCTAAAGGTTGTTTGATGATTTTCTCTCATCTTGCTCATCTGCAAGCGGGAAGTTCAAAGCTGGAGGGCTGAGAGGCGACTCTTCAGGCACCTCCTTGGGTGCTGGGGTGACCATGATCCAGAGGTCACCAGGGCCTCTGGAGAATGACGAAGTGTTCACTGTCCACTCCAAGGTGGGACCCTGGAAGGCCCCAGCCAGGGCAGGGCACAGGCCCCTCCATCCCTGCAGCTCATCCGAGGAACAGGCATTTTCCCCGTCTCAGGGGCACAGGGCAGATTGAGAGGGCTGCGAGGAGGGAGTGCCCGGCCTCACCAGACGACCTCGCCAACATTGGAGGAGATGAGGTAGCGGATGAATTGCTTCATGTTGTTGTAGATGGCCCGGCCCTCCTCCACCGCAGCCACGATGGAGGCAAAGTTGTCATCGGACAGCACCATCTCTGCCGCCGACTTGGCCACGGCCGTGCCTGAGCCCATGGCGATGCCGATCTCTGCTTTCTTCAGGGCTGGTGCGTCGTTTACTCCATCACCAGTCTGTGGGCCAGGTCAGGTAGGGCCGTGCCTGAGAAACTTCCCTTCCACCTCCCCATCTCCTCTCAGCTCAGCCCATCCCCAGTCTTAGGGGATGTCCCGAAGGAAGCAGACAGCTGGACAGAACAAATGGTGGGTTCAAGAATAAACTTAGAAACTGGGCAGAGGATGAGGCTGAGGAGAAGGCAAGGGGTGCAGACAAGGACAAAGTAGGGGAGAATATCAAGCGTGAGGTCAGGGAAGACGATGAGGTGTGGATGGGGATGACGGTGAGTCAGCAATGAGGGTAGGGATGCAGTCGAGGTTGGATGTGGGGTAGAAACTGAGGTGAGGGAGAAAGCTGAGGTCAAGTCAGGATGAAGTTAAGGGGATGGCCTGGGGAAAGAGCCAGGCAGGTGTTGCAGTCAAGTTGAAGATCAAGGCAAAGGCAGGGGCCAAGTCAAGGTCCACATGAGGAGTGATGGCAAACGACATAAAGTCTGGAGTTGCGGTCAAGGTCAAATTGaaggccaggctgggcacggtggctcacgcctgtaatcccagcactttgggaggccaaggcaggcggatcacaaggtcaagagatcgagaccaccctggctaatatggtgaaatcctgtctctagtaaaagcaaaaaaataaactgggcatggtggctgacgcctgtagtcccagctactcaggaggctgaggcaggagaatcacttggacccaggaggcggaggctgcagtgagctgagatcacaccattgtgctccagcttgggtgacagagcgagactctgtctcaaaaaaaaaaaaaaaaaaagctataatcTGATACAACAATGCAGACAGATCTCAAAAAAGCCCAAAACCAAAACAGtccatactgtatgattccattcatttGAAAATCTAGGGTAGATAAAACTCATAAACGGTggaaaaaaccaaaacagtgatcgCCGTTGTGCGACAAAGGACGGAGATGGGGAAGGAGTATGTGGGAACTTCATGAGTTGATGGTAATGtgtcctatctttttttttttttggagatggggtctcaaactcctgggctcaagcaatcctcctgccttggcctcccaaagtgctggaattacaagcatgagccaccgtgcccggcatttTCCGATCTTGATAAGGCTGTGAGTTACACAGGTGTGTAAGTGTTCCTAAACTCATCAGATGATACAGTGAAGATCTGTGTGTTTCATCGAAGGCAAATTTTacctcaaaaaggaaaaacagaaccaTAAACAACACTGCTCTCTGGTTAATATGTATTCTAAAGTAGGTGAAGGGGAAGTATGCCGATATCTGCAACTGACTTTGAAATACACTTAAGAAAGGCTAGGCTAGGGATGGGCAAAGAATGGCTGGATGGACAGGTATGTGATAAAGCAAATACAATAACATGTTAGTTGTAGAATATAGATGACAGATATGTAGGTGTTCAgaataaaattattactattattattattattattttgagatggagtctcactctgtcacccaggctggagtgcagtggcgcgatctcggctcactgcaacttctgcctcccaggttcaagcaattctcctgcctcagcctcccgagtagctgtgattacaggcacgtgccaccaggccaaactaatttttgtacttttagtagagacgaggtttctccgtgttggtgaggcttctctcgaactcctgacctcaagtgatcagccggcctcagcctccaaagtgctgagattacaggcgtgagccaccgcacctggcccagaatatcattatttaaatttttctttgtatttgaattttttggtaATAAGATGTTAGAAAAGATAAGAAGGAGGCAGAGGGGGGAGTTGCCTGGCCTGCTTCTTTCCACGCCCTGTGGTCCCGCTCATCCCCCGCTCCTGGGGCTCCAGGCTGTGGCCTCACCATGGCGGTGATCTCGTTAAAGGACTGCAGGTTCTCCACGATGCGGGACTTGTGTGCGGGCTCCACGCGGGCGAAGCAGCGGGCGGTGCGGCAGGCATGGCGCTGCTGCTCCGGGCTGAGGTCATCAAACTCGCGGCCCGTGTAGGCCTTGCCCGCCACGTCTTCCGTGTCCCCAAAGATGCCAAGCCTGCGGCAGATGGCCACGGCAGTGCCTTTGTTATCGCCCGTGATCATGACCACGCGGATGCCCGCCTGGTGGCAGCGTGTGATGCAGGCAGCCACCTCAGGCCGCGGCGGGTCCAGCATGCCCACGCAGCCCACGAAGGTCAGGTCCGTCTGTAGGGAGGGGGCAGATTCAAGCGGTGCCTGAGACCCTCCCTGATCTACCACCAGCTCAGATGCTGCAGGGAGAATCGGCTCCCGCACCCACCCTGTACTGCGGGGAGAGTCGGCTCCCGCACCNNNNNNNNNNGGCTCCCGCACCCACCCTGTACTGCGGGGAGAGTCGGCTCCCGCACCCCGACTGCAGGGAGAATCGGCTCCCGCACCCTGTACTGCGGGAAGAATTGGCTCCCGCACCCACCCCGTACCGCGGGGAGAGTCGGCTCCCGCACCCACCTCGTACTGCACAAACTTGCTGCAGTCGTCCAGCTCCATGTCCTCCTTCCTCGGGGGCACGTCCCGGGTGGCCAGTGCCAGGCAGCGCAGCGTGTCTGAGCCTGAGCCCCAATCCCGGATCTTTGCCAGGATCTGCTCCCTGGAGGTGGGGGTCAGGGGTGCTGTGTGGCTCCCCACGCGGACTGAGCTGCAGCGCTCGATCACGCTCTCAGGAGCCCCCTGCGAGGcaggcagagggagaggaggcAACTCGTCAGTCAGgacccctgccctccctcctgcccaAACTCAGGAAACGGAGACTAAGATATGGCGAAAGGCCACCCAAGGGTACACACACAAGGCAGGGAGCAGAATCCATTCTTTGAAAGTTGAGAGTGAGAACCAAGTGGGTCTCCCTGTGAGACAAACTAAAGGGAATGAATGGGGGGAGTGCTGGGGTTGGGGCAGCCTCAAACCTAGCGATGCCCTTCCCCCACCAGCCCACAGCCGACTGGGGCACTGCAGCGTTTTGCAGGCAGGGGTGGGAATGGCATCTCCTGCAGGCCCTGCCTCCCTGGTGCTACTCGGGTTCCAATTTGGTAGGGGCTTTAGCATCAGGGAGGCAGGCTGAACTCTGCCTGGGGACCAGAAATAGAGCCACGCACAGGGTGTGGCGGGCATAGCCCTGGGAAGGGGACCCGGGGGTGACAGGCCCCTCAGTGGCCTCAGGTCTCACCTCCGACCTCACCCCGGGCCTAGAAACAGTCTCTAAAGCTCCTTCAATGGCTTCTCCTGCTCCTAAAAGGTCACCCAGGCACTACTTTTCCAAGTGGCCGAAGCTCTCAGTACAGAAGCCTTTTCATTTCAAAAGGGGTTTAAAGCTTCCTTGCAGAGTGAAGCGAGAGCTGTATTTCCCTCTCCAGGTTTGGGAGCAGCAACGGAGATGCTGCAGACAGTGGTCTGCACGGGAGTTGGTTCCTTTCCCtccctgggactcagtttccGAAACATGGAGCACGAAGGGTGGCACCAACCACCCTCACACCACCGGTTAGAGGCAAAAGGGGCTCCTGAGAACGTCTAACCCAACCCTGTCATTCACACGGGGAGACGGGGGCTCACAGAGGAGCGTGGATGACCAGGTGCCCCAGGGTGCGCAGGGGCCCAGGTCAGACAGGCAGGCCCCCACCTTCACAAACATCTTGCTGCCCTGGCCGGTAGGGTGAGGGCGGGTGGGCGTGCAGTAGACAGACATGGACTTCCGGTCTCGGGAGAATTCCAGCGTGAACTCTTTCCGCATCAGCTGCTTGATGACCTGCGGGGTCCAGGCAGGTCAGGGCATGAAGGACAGCGCCAGCGACTCTCGCCTGCCTTCCCACCAGCTGCTTGTCCCCAAGAGAGCCTCTTGCCTGTGTGGGGTAACATCTATGCTCCTCTGACCCTGCCATTCAAGGCCTCCATTTCCCTCTCCAGCCCCAGAAATGGCAATACGCTGCCATTTCCTGACCATGCTGTGTGCAGACTAACTCCAAACCCTTGTCCGCACTCAGCCTTCTCCCCTCTTTTCTCCAAGTCTGTCTTCACCGtcagccgggagcggtggctcatgcctgtaatcccaatcccaGCACactgcgaggccgaggcgggcggatcacctgaggtcgggagtttgagactagcctggacaacatggtgaaatcctgtctactaaaaaattcaaaaattagccgggcgtggtggcacatgccgggAGGTTgcggcacgagaatcacttgaacccgggaggcggaggttgcagtgagccaggactgcaccactgtactccagcctgggcgacagaacaagactgtctcaaaaaaaaagaaagaaaaaagacttcaCTGTCCACTCTGCCTTCTCCAGATGTCCCAGAAACCCCAGCCATGCAGCTAGAGGCCTGAGCCCCCAGCCCTGCTCACCGCATTACAGGCGCCAGCTCGCTCCACCCGGGACAGGGCCTGCAGGTCGGTGTCAAACACGTTCATCTTCTCCACCAGGCAGGTCAGAGCTGTCTCCGTGGCCTCTCCCACCTTCTCGTACACACCCTTGGCCTGGCAAGGACCCAGGGGATAGGGAGTGAGGGGCAGGCAGCCTCCAGCCTGTGCCCCCAGCCTCACTCACTCCTTGCCCCTGAAGCTGCCTTTGCTGAAGTTCTGTGTAATCCCCTTTACACAGGCCTGTGAGCCCTTCCGAGCCTGGCTGCCCTGGGGTCGGGGTGGTGTCTGACACTGACATTCAGCCCCCCACCCTGGCATTGATCGCCACAGACCCTCCCTGCCCTCCGCCTGCATCTCTGTCCACTTCCTGTCAGCCTCCTTCACCGGTTTCTGCTGTCTGGGCCTGCTCCCGCCCTCCCACCTGCGCTCCCTGGGGCCCTTTGCTCAGCCCCAAGCCCACATGTCCAGCTGCCTGCTGAACCTTGTTCCCTGGGGACCCCTCAGGCCACCTCTCCCGCTCTGTGTATTTGCCACTCCAGTGGCAGCCCCAGACAACAGAGCAACCAGGAGCCGCCCtggcctcctccctctctcttccaccTAACCAGTCACCAAGTCCCAGGATTttcagctcccaaatatctctgaCCCAtgccttctcccctctccctgaGGCTCCAGCCAGGGCTCAGCCCGCCTCTCTCTAGCCTGAACCACCACACAGACCTCCCTGACTTCAGTCCTGTACTGTCTGCCTGTCCTCCACACGGAAGCCTCGGTGATCTTCTGTAAATGCACATCTGACCATGTCACTCTCCTGCTCAAAACTCTTCAGTGGTGCTCTACTGCCCTCAGTTTGGCCTCGGGCTGGGTCTGGCCAAGGACCTTCCCTTGGGCAGATGCCTGCTGCATGCCCCATTCCACTGCCCCAGCCATGTGAACGGCAGTCAATGCCTAAGTCGCAGGAGGCTTTAACTGAATGTGGGGCTTTTGTGGGCTGTGCCTTCTGCTTTAAACATGTTCTTAGTCCTGTTCCCCAAATCTTTTCCCTCCACAGGTTTCCCCAGCCCTTCGGCCCCTTCCATGGTAGTCCCCCACAGCTCAAGAGCTCTGGGGGAGGGTTCTGAAGCCTGTCTGAGGAAAGGGAGGGGCGGCAGAGAGTGGTGGGCAGGGGCAACCGTGCTCCCTGGGTGTGGCACTTTCCAGGGTGCAAGAGCTGCCAACCCTGGGAGCTTTGAGGCCGGAAAAAGGGTCTGTCCTGGTGGCCTGCAGACTAGGGAGGTCATGAAAGGGGGTGGGGCCCACCTCATTGTAGTCCAGCGCCGAGTCGTTGCACAGGGCGCAGATGGTCGCCAGCTCCACCAGCCCGTCGAACTGGCCGCAGCGCACAGGCAGATCCCCCTGCCGCCTGTGGAGCCGGGGCAGTCACCACGAAGACCTCGGCCCCGCCCCGGGAGGGGCTCCGCCTCCTGGCCCCGCCCCCAGGGGCCTCCCACGGACACCTCAGCACCGCCCCCAGGCCGCCCGCCCGTGAGTCCCCTGGCCCCACACTCACACTTCGCCCTCGGGGGTATACGTGGTACCCGAGATGGTGAACTCGTGCAAAAGGCAGGAGCCCGCATCGGCCTCGGCTACCACGAACATCTGGGGAGCGCAGGGGCGTGCTTAGGCGGGCGGGGtcgcctccctcctccctgggcGGCCAGATTGAATAAAGCCCGACCCCAGGGTGGGGTCCTGCAGGCCCCCTGCCCCACCAAGAGCCAAACCGGCCTGGCCGTCCGTCCCCACCAGGAGGGAAATAGAACGCAGggtccaggctgaggcagggactGTCTGCTCTGCCAGGTGCGTCCTGCTCCGGTTTGTCCAAATGTCCTGGACTTCTGAGGGATTTCTGACAGATTCTTCAATGCTGTGGGGGCAGCTGCCAGCTTGAGGGAGCCCTGAGCTAGGCAGAAAGCCTGAGTCCTTGCCCATCTCACTGTGTGACCCCTGACCAAGtggctgagcctcagtttctccactagTAACATGGGAACCGCCCCCTCCTTTGCCTTCAAGGAAATGAGTTCCTGGCCTTCAAGGGAGATGTCCCCAGAGAGTGAGTTCCTGCCACAGGGTCTGATGGGTCACCCAGTCCCCGCCTGTGCACCTCAGGGACAGGGGGGCTTACCTGGCCCAGGGTGCCTATTTATTTGCCTATTTCTTTGCCAGCTCTGCTGGGGAGACAGTTCTTGCTTCCTGGACATGGCCTCGCTGCACATTCTCAAGCAAATGGCCAGCCCAGCGCCCAGTAGATACATAATAAGTGTCCTTTCCTTCCCaatctcctccctcctcctgcgGATAGTCACCCAGCAAGCACAGCCCAGCATCCAAAATGTAAGGCCTCTACAACTTCCCCACActgcactttaaaaatgtttgttattagctgggcacggtggctcacgcctgtaatccca harbors:
- the ATP2A3 gene encoding sarcoplasmic/endoplasmic reticulum calcium ATPase 3, translated to MEAAHLLPAADVLRHFSVTAEGGLSPAQVTGARERYGPNELPTEEGKSLWELVLEQFEDLLVRILLLAALVSFVLAWFEEGEETTTAFVEPLVIMLILVANAIVGVWQERNAESAIEALKEYEPEMGKVIRLDRKGVQRIRARDIVPGDIVEVAVGDKVPADLRLIEIKSTTLRVDQSILTGESVSVTKHTEAIPDPRAVNQDKKNMLFSGTNIASGKAVGVAVATGLHTELGKIRSQMAAVEPERTPLQRKLDEFGRQLSHAISVICVAVWVINIGHFADPAHGGSWLRGAVYYFKIAVALAVAAIPEGLPAVITTCLALGTRRMARKNAIVRSLPSVETLGCTSVICSDKTGTLTTNQMSVCQMFVVAEADAGSCLLHEFTISGTTYTPEGEVRQGDLPVRCGQFDGLVELATICALCNDSALDYNEAKGVYEKVGEATETALTCLVEKMNVFDTDLQALSRVERAGACNAVIKQLMRKEFTLEFSRDRKSMSVYCTPTRPHPTGQGSKMFVKGAPESVIERCSSVRVGSHTAPLTPTSREQILAKIRDWGSGSDTLRCLALATRDVPPRKEDMELDDCSKFVQYETDLTFVGCVGMLDPPRPEVAACITRCHQAGIRVVMITGDNKGTAVAICRRLGIFGDTEDVAGKAYTGREFDDLSPEQQRHACRTARCFARVEPAHKSRIVENLQSFNEITAMTGDGVNDAPALKKAEIGIAMGSGTAVAKSAAEMVLSDDNFASIVAAVEEGRAIYNNMKQFIRYLISSNVGEVVCIFLTAILGLPEALIPVQLLWVNLVTDGLPATALGFNPPDLDIMEKLPRNPREALISGWLFFRYLAIGVYVGLATVAAATWWFLYDAEGPQVNFYQLVSKGWPGSCWSSRGDGSRAAWGACSVLPHLLYTNKHPHLRNQAQSPLETQRHQHGPPRPKGPSPSQSVSGDQGPHCQMYLTFIRGRLKRRGLRGMSP